In one window of Rhizobium sp. ACO-34A DNA:
- a CDS encoding dTDP-4-dehydrorhamnose reductase, whose amino-acid sequence MKILVLGKSGQVASALAALAEERGVTLIVWGRNELDLMVSEDICPAIMSSGADAIINAAAYTAVDKAENEPEAAFQLNAHAPALVAEAARDMGVPFVHISTDYVFSGDKDEPYVEDDQVDPVSVYGRSKAEGESRILATYPEATILRTAWVFYEHGGNFVKTMLRLGSERPELRVVGDQHGNPTYAGDIAAACLRIVDVALVNREKTAGIFHFAGAGYTTWYGFAETIFAEAAKRGWKVPERVVKISTSEYPTPARRPANSRFNCDKIQDVLGIDVPDWRRGLSACLDRLSSTN is encoded by the coding sequence ATGAAGATCCTTGTTCTTGGGAAGTCAGGTCAGGTTGCCAGTGCGTTAGCGGCGTTGGCCGAGGAGCGGGGCGTCACCCTTATCGTTTGGGGACGCAACGAACTCGACCTCATGGTCAGCGAGGATATCTGTCCGGCGATCATGAGTTCGGGTGCCGACGCGATTATCAATGCGGCGGCCTACACCGCAGTTGACAAGGCCGAAAACGAACCGGAGGCGGCGTTTCAGCTCAATGCCCATGCTCCCGCTCTCGTCGCAGAGGCTGCACGCGATATGGGTGTGCCTTTCGTGCATATCTCGACGGACTACGTCTTCTCTGGAGATAAGGACGAGCCGTATGTGGAGGATGATCAAGTCGATCCGGTAAGTGTCTACGGTAGAAGCAAGGCAGAGGGTGAAAGCAGAATACTCGCGACCTATCCCGAGGCGACCATTCTCAGGACGGCATGGGTTTTTTACGAGCACGGAGGAAACTTCGTGAAGACTATGCTGCGACTTGGCAGTGAGCGGCCGGAACTCCGTGTCGTGGGGGATCAGCATGGCAATCCGACCTATGCCGGTGACATCGCGGCCGCTTGCCTGAGGATCGTGGATGTAGCGCTGGTCAACAGGGAAAAGACAGCCGGCATTTTTCATTTTGCCGGTGCCGGATATACAACTTGGTATGGTTTTGCTGAGACGATATTCGCAGAGGCGGCAAAAAGGGGCTGGAAGGTTCCTGAACGTGTGGTCAAGATTTCCACATCAGAATACCCTACGCCTGCGCGCCGGCCAGCGAATTCCCGCTTCAATTGCGATAAGATCCAAGACGTATTGGGAATCGATGTGCCCGATTGGCGACGCGGGCTATCTGCTTGCCTCGACAGGTTGTCTTCCACGAATTGA
- a CDS encoding glycosyl transferase — protein sequence MATIHIHARDIMHHDAVGSFCRQVAVLLQDAGHPVRLWAENTNVEAPHKVEDRRDFWDAVQPDDVIFFNHSIHDPVLERIAALPHRKVGYFHNVTPPELIEQADVATVENCRLGLLERGVLGSFDVILANSEASANCLLEGMTANDAARHRGRIVVCPPLVGADRWSKVIAEALVPSSASVKMLFVGRLVPHKGVQEILEIAEALSNHVPSVELNIVGGPAGGAYVEALKEQARAVEERTSTKVMVRHGISDGELKALYEDTTICIAHSTHEGFCIPALDALAFDKPIFVTAVPAILEVLGEAALVIPKEDRVAAASVIAAFLQDKGLSSSHGELRRARFEELKRLADGELILQALERVPA from the coding sequence TTGGCTACAATTCATATTCATGCTCGCGACATCATGCACCATGATGCTGTCGGCAGTTTTTGCAGGCAAGTGGCTGTCCTCCTTCAGGACGCGGGGCACCCGGTGCGGCTCTGGGCGGAAAACACCAATGTCGAGGCACCTCACAAGGTGGAAGATCGCAGAGATTTCTGGGATGCCGTGCAGCCGGACGATGTCATATTTTTCAACCACTCGATCCATGATCCGGTCTTGGAGCGCATTGCGGCACTGCCTCATCGGAAGGTGGGCTATTTCCACAATGTGACCCCGCCTGAGCTCATCGAGCAGGCAGACGTTGCGACGGTAGAAAACTGCCGGTTGGGATTGCTTGAGCGAGGCGTGCTTGGGAGCTTTGACGTCATCCTCGCGAACTCGGAGGCATCGGCGAACTGCCTGCTGGAAGGCATGACCGCAAACGATGCCGCAAGGCATCGGGGACGGATCGTTGTCTGCCCGCCTCTGGTGGGAGCGGATCGGTGGAGCAAGGTGATAGCCGAGGCGCTTGTGCCTTCATCGGCATCGGTGAAAATGCTCTTTGTCGGTCGTTTGGTACCGCACAAGGGGGTGCAGGAAATTCTGGAAATTGCGGAAGCGCTTTCGAACCATGTTCCCTCTGTAGAATTGAATATCGTCGGAGGTCCCGCCGGAGGAGCCTATGTCGAAGCGCTGAAGGAGCAGGCGCGGGCTGTGGAGGAACGGACTTCCACAAAAGTCATGGTAAGGCACGGAATATCGGATGGTGAACTGAAGGCCCTGTACGAAGATACGACCATCTGCATCGCCCATTCAACGCATGAGGGTTTCTGCATTCCAGCCCTTGATGCGCTTGCATTCGACAAGCCGATCTTTGTAACAGCGGTGCCGGCGATACTTGAAGTGCTCGGAGAGGCTGCTCTTGTCATTCCGAAAGAGGACCGGGTGGCCGCAGCTTCCGTGATCGCAGCGTTCCTGCAAGACAAGGGCCTGTCCTCGAGCCATGGTGAGCTACGGCGTGCAAGATTCGAGGAACTGAAGCGCCTTGCTGACGGCGAGTTGATCCTTCAGGCTCTTGAGAGGGTTCCTGCCTGA
- a CDS encoding dTDP-glucose 4,6-dehydratase produces the protein MSKTVLVTGGAGFIGSALCRFLIKETDARVICLDLLTYAGDRRSLKEVESDPRFSFVKADIGDFKAVDALLAEHQPDFIMHLAAESHVDRSISGAAPFIETNIVGTFRLLESVRGYWSALPEKKKQQFRFLHVSTDEVYGTLGEDGLFQETTPYSPNSPYSASKAASDHLANAWYHTYGLPVVISNCSNNYGPYQFPEKLIPRMITTALEHGSLPIYGKGDNVRDWLHVDDHAAALWLVVNKGRLGEKYNIGGRNERRNVDVVRTICTALDKLGPKAPQGGYESLITYVTDRLGHDHRYAIDASKIETELGWKAQFNFDTGLAATIEWYLANEWWWRPHKDAAEALYKTKTP, from the coding sequence ATGTCAAAGACGGTGCTGGTAACAGGTGGAGCGGGCTTCATAGGATCGGCATTGTGCCGCTTCCTGATCAAGGAAACCGATGCACGTGTAATCTGTCTGGATCTACTCACCTACGCCGGGGACCGGCGCTCTCTCAAGGAAGTTGAAAGCGATCCGCGCTTTTCCTTTGTGAAGGCCGATATCGGGGACTTCAAGGCAGTCGATGCCTTGCTGGCAGAACACCAGCCGGATTTCATCATGCACCTCGCTGCGGAATCTCATGTGGACCGTTCCATCAGCGGCGCGGCGCCTTTTATCGAAACCAACATTGTTGGAACTTTCCGCCTGCTGGAGTCTGTTCGCGGCTACTGGTCGGCTCTGCCGGAAAAGAAAAAGCAGCAGTTTCGCTTCCTCCATGTCTCGACGGACGAAGTTTATGGGACGCTTGGAGAAGATGGGCTGTTCCAGGAAACGACGCCCTATTCGCCGAATTCCCCTTATTCGGCTTCCAAGGCTGCGTCGGATCACCTGGCAAATGCCTGGTATCACACATATGGCCTGCCAGTCGTCATTTCCAACTGTTCCAACAACTATGGCCCTTATCAGTTCCCGGAGAAGCTCATTCCGAGAATGATCACGACGGCATTGGAACATGGATCGCTACCGATTTACGGCAAGGGCGACAATGTGAGAGACTGGCTGCATGTCGATGATCATGCGGCAGCTCTGTGGCTCGTTGTCAACAAGGGGCGATTGGGTGAGAAATACAACATCGGCGGCCGCAATGAGCGACGAAACGTCGATGTCGTTCGCACGATCTGCACGGCGTTGGACAAGCTTGGACCGAAGGCGCCGCAAGGTGGTTACGAAAGCCTGATCACCTATGTGACGGACAGACTTGGGCACGACCATCGATATGCCATCGATGCTTCGAAGATCGAGACGGAGCTTGGTTGGAAGGCACAGTTCAATTTTGATACGGGGCTTGCTGCCACGATCGAATGGTACCTTGCCAACGAGTGGTGGTGGAGACCTCATAAGGACGCTGCAGAGGCGCTATATAAGACGAAGACGCCATGA
- a CDS encoding sugar ABC transporter ATP-binding protein has product MALISLKKVTLDYPIYDLHDKSLKRLLLSAAGGSVQKAPVIRALHDFDLEINSGERIGLYGPNGSGKTTLLRTIAGIFPIAGGSISVTGQVTPLLGLAIGANMEISAEDNIRLLLRVDGIVPTKELVDEIWAFTELEEKMRHLPLRTFSSGMLMRVLFSVSTAFSPEIILLDEWLSVVDETFSQKAERRMQELVSRSKILVIASHNMDMLKRVCTRIIRLEKGHIQSDTAVVSPQQVI; this is encoded by the coding sequence ATGGCATTGATTTCTCTGAAAAAAGTCACTCTCGATTATCCTATCTACGACTTGCACGATAAGTCGCTGAAGCGGCTCCTCCTGTCGGCTGCCGGTGGTTCTGTGCAAAAGGCACCGGTGATCCGCGCGCTTCATGATTTTGATCTGGAAATAAACTCGGGCGAGCGGATTGGTCTTTACGGTCCAAACGGGTCCGGCAAAACGACCTTGCTGCGTACGATCGCCGGGATCTTTCCGATCGCCGGCGGTAGCATCAGCGTCACCGGTCAGGTCACTCCCCTGTTGGGACTTGCGATCGGCGCGAACATGGAAATTTCGGCCGAGGACAACATACGCCTGCTCCTGCGTGTTGATGGCATCGTGCCGACGAAGGAACTGGTGGACGAGATCTGGGCGTTCACGGAGCTGGAAGAGAAGATGCGGCACCTGCCGCTGCGTACTTTCTCTTCAGGCATGCTGATGAGAGTGCTGTTTTCCGTTTCGACAGCCTTCTCACCGGAGATCATCCTTCTCGATGAATGGTTGAGTGTGGTGGATGAGACCTTTTCTCAAAAGGCCGAGCGAAGAATGCAGGAACTCGTGTCACGTTCCAAGATTCTGGTGATCGCCTCCCATAACATGGATATGCTCAAGCGGGTTTGCACCCGCATTATCAGGCTTGAGAAGGGGCATATCCAATCGGACACCGCGGTCGTCTCACCGCAACAGGTTATCTGA
- a CDS encoding dTDP-4-dehydrorhamnose 3,5-epimerase, translated as MNFQVTPQSIPEVLLIEHREFSDERGSFTETFRASAFQEIGIPELVQDNQSRSSRGVVRGLHFQNNPHALGKLVRCIHGAIFDVAVDLRLGSPSYGKWTGIELTGADNRMFYVPEGFAHGFMALEDDTIVAYRQTGYWDQQSERSLLWNDASIGIEWPKLEARLSPKDAVASAFSALDHNFRY; from the coding sequence ATGAATTTCCAAGTCACTCCACAATCCATCCCCGAAGTGCTGCTCATTGAACACCGCGAATTCTCCGATGAGCGTGGCTCCTTCACGGAAACGTTCAGAGCATCGGCATTCCAGGAGATCGGGATACCGGAGCTCGTTCAGGACAACCAGTCGCGGTCATCGCGAGGCGTCGTTCGCGGCTTGCATTTTCAGAACAACCCGCATGCACTCGGCAAACTCGTACGCTGCATCCATGGCGCCATATTCGACGTTGCGGTCGATTTGCGCCTCGGGTCGCCAAGCTACGGCAAATGGACGGGCATAGAATTGACCGGTGCTGACAACCGTATGTTCTATGTGCCGGAAGGCTTCGCTCATGGTTTCATGGCACTTGAGGACGACACCATCGTTGCATATCGGCAAACGGGATACTGGGATCAACAGTCCGAGCGCTCCCTGCTGTGGAACGACGCTTCAATCGGCATCGAGTGGCCCAAGCTGGAAGCAAGACTTTCCCCAAAAGACGCGGTCGCGAGCGCTTTTTCGGCGCTGGACCATAACTTCCGCTATTGA
- a CDS encoding UDP-N-acetylglucosamine 2-epimerase (non-hydrolyzing): MTENIRRHVMVVAGTRPEAVKMAPVVAELRRRPEQFRCTLVSTGQHREMLQQAMDSFGLTVDIDLAIMQPNQTLAGLTGAAVMACDTVIKDIRPDVVLVQGDTTTVLAASLAAYYNKIAVGHIEAGLRTHDRYNPFPEEMNRSLLGPLATYHFAPTDRAARSLRREGVPAKSIFVTGNTVVDALQILLSGLREEIVSPHVRAAVARGNGRFVLVTCHRRESFGNDLEIIVSALKSLAERFPDRVFFFPVHLNPNVRQQVMPRLASVNNIVLSDPVPYQDILYCLSQAELVLTDSGGLQEEAPSFHVPVIVLRRTTERPEGIRAGFSRLVALEHDAIVRLGESWLRTQRREKLVGRSNPYGDGAAARRIADILAGEDSR, encoded by the coding sequence ATGACTGAGAACATTCGACGACACGTAATGGTGGTTGCGGGGACGCGTCCGGAAGCGGTCAAGATGGCGCCCGTGGTGGCGGAGCTGCGGCGGCGGCCGGAGCAGTTCCGTTGCACGCTGGTGTCGACCGGACAGCACCGTGAAATGTTGCAGCAGGCGATGGATAGCTTTGGCCTGACAGTGGACATCGACCTTGCCATCATGCAGCCCAACCAGACGCTGGCTGGCCTGACGGGTGCGGCTGTGATGGCCTGCGACACCGTGATCAAAGACATCCGTCCAGATGTCGTGCTTGTACAAGGCGATACGACGACGGTGCTGGCGGCGTCGCTTGCGGCTTACTACAACAAGATCGCTGTCGGCCACATTGAAGCGGGGTTAAGGACCCACGATCGCTACAATCCCTTTCCGGAGGAAATGAATCGCTCGCTGCTGGGGCCGCTTGCGACCTACCATTTTGCTCCGACGGATCGCGCGGCGCGCAGCTTGCGCCGCGAGGGAGTTCCGGCAAAAAGCATTTTTGTGACCGGAAACACCGTTGTCGATGCCTTGCAGATCCTGCTTTCAGGTTTGCGCGAAGAGATAGTCTCCCCCCATGTGCGGGCCGCTGTTGCCCGCGGCAATGGGCGCTTCGTGCTCGTGACCTGTCATCGTCGTGAGAGCTTCGGAAATGATCTGGAAATCATCGTCAGTGCCCTGAAGAGCCTCGCTGAGCGCTTTCCCGACAGGGTTTTCTTTTTCCCCGTGCATCTCAATCCGAACGTGCGGCAACAGGTCATGCCGCGGCTTGCGTCCGTGAATAACATCGTCCTCAGCGACCCGGTGCCTTATCAGGATATCCTGTATTGCCTGTCTCAGGCTGAGTTGGTGCTGACCGATTCAGGGGGGCTTCAGGAAGAGGCGCCGTCTTTCCATGTTCCCGTCATCGTGCTTCGCCGTACGACGGAGCGGCCGGAGGGTATTCGGGCAGGGTTCTCCCGCCTGGTAGCATTGGAGCACGACGCCATCGTGCGGCTAGGTGAGTCCTGGCTCAGGACGCAGCGGCGAGAGAAGCTTGTCGGTCGTAGCAATCCTTATGGGGATGGGGCAGCAGCTCGGCGCATCGCGGACATTCTTGCCGGGGAAGACTCCAGGTGA
- a CDS encoding glycosyl hydrolase: MYAERPDGIETVAAGTGAASLPSVKRSPPGLLNNLKLAYFLAWYDVRHRYARSVIGPFWITLQTAIFVGCIGFVFSAISNVSVRDFLPYFAVSFVMWNLLAGATNNATTTLLGAGGFIKDRGIPAYIFYVQCFFRHVLFLAHNIVVPIALFVFLGGTSLFGVVAAIPGIMIFMLVTLCLSLVAGTLATRYRDVQPLVESLMNLAFLASPIMWKPHLVAGREYLLDFNPVVHLLAIWREPLLNGVMPWQSFGISLAILAVLALMTWFAVSRLKNAAFWV, translated from the coding sequence ATGTATGCCGAAAGGCCTGATGGCATAGAGACCGTTGCGGCAGGGACCGGCGCTGCATCGCTCCCCAGCGTGAAAAGGTCTCCACCTGGACTTCTGAACAATCTCAAGCTGGCTTACTTCCTTGCGTGGTACGATGTTCGCCATCGTTACGCGCGCTCGGTGATCGGACCTTTCTGGATAACCCTGCAGACGGCGATCTTCGTTGGCTGCATAGGCTTCGTCTTCAGCGCTATCTCGAACGTTTCCGTCCGGGACTTCCTGCCTTATTTTGCCGTCAGTTTCGTTATGTGGAACCTGCTTGCTGGGGCGACGAACAACGCTACGACAACTCTGCTCGGTGCCGGTGGTTTCATCAAGGACCGCGGGATTCCGGCTTACATTTTTTACGTTCAGTGTTTTTTCCGACATGTGCTTTTCCTTGCGCACAACATTGTCGTGCCCATCGCACTTTTTGTTTTTCTGGGTGGAACAAGCCTCTTCGGTGTCGTGGCCGCGATTCCGGGCATCATGATCTTCATGCTGGTCACACTCTGTCTTTCGCTTGTCGCGGGTACGCTGGCCACGCGCTACAGAGATGTGCAGCCTCTTGTAGAGTCTCTGATGAATCTTGCTTTCCTGGCGTCGCCCATCATGTGGAAGCCGCATCTGGTTGCAGGCCGAGAATATCTTCTTGATTTCAACCCGGTTGTTCACCTGCTTGCGATATGGCGAGAGCCGCTCCTGAATGGCGTCATGCCCTGGCAGAGTTTCGGCATTTCACTCGCTATTTTGGCGGTGCTTGCACTGATGACATGGTTTGCCGTTTCGCGGCTCAAGAACGCAGCATTCTGGGTCTGA
- a CDS encoding glucose-1-phosphate thymidylyltransferase codes for MLQPKYKGIILAGGKGTRLYPATIPVSKQLLPVYDKPMIYYPLSTLMIANITEVLIISTPSALPLYQELLGTGEQLGMRFEYAIQAEARGLAEAFIIGERFIGSACAALALGDNIFYGTGVGSSVRKASERDVGATVFAYGVSDPERYGIVEFAEDKTTPISIVEKPKNPRSSYAVTGLYFYDNDVIEISKGIKPSPRGELEITTVNDVYLQAGKLNVEKLGRGNAWFDTGTHDSLLESSQFVHTIEKRQGQKIACIEEIAWRMGFIDDEQLEQLAHPLVSSGYGKYLLNLIPR; via the coding sequence ATGCTTCAGCCAAAATATAAAGGTATCATTCTCGCGGGTGGGAAGGGCACACGGCTCTATCCGGCAACGATCCCCGTGAGCAAGCAGTTGCTTCCGGTTTACGACAAACCGATGATCTACTACCCGTTGAGCACCCTGATGATCGCCAACATCACGGAGGTGTTGATCATCTCGACGCCGAGCGCCCTGCCGCTTTACCAGGAGTTGTTGGGAACGGGCGAGCAGCTCGGAATGCGGTTCGAATATGCAATCCAGGCCGAGGCGCGCGGACTTGCCGAGGCGTTCATCATCGGTGAGCGTTTCATTGGAAGTGCCTGTGCTGCACTCGCGCTGGGCGACAACATCTTTTACGGTACCGGTGTAGGAAGCAGCGTCCGTAAGGCAAGCGAACGGGATGTCGGCGCGACGGTTTTTGCGTATGGCGTCAGTGATCCGGAACGCTACGGAATCGTGGAGTTCGCCGAGGATAAGACGACACCCATATCCATCGTAGAGAAGCCAAAGAACCCTCGTAGTTCCTACGCTGTTACCGGTCTCTACTTCTATGACAACGATGTCATCGAGATTTCGAAGGGGATCAAGCCTTCTCCCCGTGGCGAGCTTGAAATCACGACGGTCAACGATGTCTATCTGCAGGCCGGCAAGTTGAACGTCGAAAAGCTGGGCCGCGGCAATGCCTGGTTTGACACGGGAACGCACGACAGCCTGCTTGAATCCAGTCAGTTCGTGCACACGATCGAGAAACGCCAGGGGCAGAAGATTGCCTGTATCGAGGAGATTGCCTGGCGCATGGGGTTCATTGACGACGAGCAGTTAGAGCAACTGGCGCATCCGCTCGTTTCAAGCGGATATGGAAAGTATCTTCTGAACCTTATACCGCGCTGA
- a CDS encoding glycosyl transferase, with product MRVTFATYPWAFETPGGGEIQLLKYEEYLLKAGIDVIRHDPWRDDIGGASVFHFFSCMGGSVHLCNYVKSRGVPLVISASLWLTEETKHLYPLGEIAAQLSLADAIVTNGDVESDRIAEILGLPRERFYTVRNACDPWFGESVDPALFRGEYEVDGPFILNVGNIEPRKNQLNLIRAAKRTGRPLVLMGHIRDKAYGEACMTEMDDRIRYLGPIDHKSLLLRSAFSACEVFCLPSTLETPGLAALEAGAAGAKLVVTGEGSTREYFGDDALYVDSADVEGIANAIDRSASAPKSSALRNRVNANFTWQNVVPTLMELYGRIGREG from the coding sequence ATGCGCGTGACGTTTGCGACTTATCCCTGGGCATTCGAAACGCCGGGAGGCGGTGAAATCCAGCTGCTTAAATATGAGGAGTATCTCCTCAAGGCGGGGATCGATGTCATTCGGCACGACCCATGGCGCGATGATATCGGTGGGGCATCAGTCTTTCACTTCTTCTCCTGCATGGGCGGCTCGGTTCATCTGTGCAATTACGTGAAGTCGCGGGGCGTGCCCCTTGTGATATCGGCAAGCCTTTGGCTGACCGAGGAAACGAAGCATCTTTATCCCTTGGGCGAAATCGCGGCGCAGTTGTCCCTCGCAGATGCCATCGTCACCAACGGGGATGTCGAGAGTGATCGTATCGCAGAGATCCTCGGCCTGCCCCGGGAGCGTTTCTATACGGTTCGCAATGCTTGCGACCCATGGTTCGGAGAATCTGTCGATCCGGCGTTGTTTCGCGGAGAATACGAGGTTGATGGGCCTTTCATCTTGAATGTGGGCAACATCGAACCGCGCAAGAACCAGCTTAATCTGATCCGCGCGGCGAAGAGGACAGGCCGACCACTCGTCCTGATGGGACATATTCGCGACAAGGCCTATGGTGAGGCGTGCATGACGGAGATGGATGATCGGATACGCTATCTTGGTCCGATTGATCATAAAAGTCTTCTTCTGCGCTCTGCGTTCTCGGCTTGTGAAGTTTTTTGCCTGCCCTCCACGCTTGAAACACCCGGTCTAGCCGCACTCGAAGCGGGAGCCGCCGGTGCGAAGCTGGTGGTGACGGGGGAAGGGTCGACACGGGAATATTTCGGTGATGACGCGCTCTATGTCGACAGCGCGGACGTAGAGGGGATTGCGAATGCCATTGATCGGTCCGCTTCTGCTCCTAAGTCATCAGCATTGCGGAACCGCGTGAATGCGAACTTCACCTGGCAGAATGTCGTCCCAACTCTCATGGAACTCTACGGGCGTATCGGGCGTGAAGGTTGA
- a CDS encoding glycosyl transferase — MFSTADWAAPYWTNKQHVADRLAKAGHRVLYIESPGIRPPQGNARDILRIANRLKRAWTPPKPINDNLWVFAPLTIPLGHRFALVKRFNAWLMRSVVGRWLDSHRQGDVIVWTYHPYIEGVTEGLSTGSLVYHCVDDLAAIPGVDAATFRAAEGKLVRQAAVVFTTSPYLRRHCLELGAQNCVFERNVADIEHFSAARQSGRLPEDIASIAGPKLCYLGVLSDYKLDLDLIEACGRARPDLSWIFIGDEPERQANATIARLKTLPNMHFIGYRPYSELPDYLRAIDIAVLPNRTDGYMRGVFPMKFYEYLAAGKPVISTPIDALVDVSNLVATAEGRDQWLAAIDECLSSPPGELSLDDSRLAQFGWDPRLERMLATVGDVQADRSVSI, encoded by the coding sequence CTGTTTTCTACCGCAGATTGGGCCGCTCCATACTGGACGAACAAGCAACATGTTGCTGACCGCTTGGCCAAGGCGGGCCATCGTGTGCTTTACATCGAGTCTCCGGGCATCCGTCCCCCGCAGGGAAACGCACGGGATATCCTGCGAATTGCCAATCGCCTGAAGCGGGCCTGGACACCGCCGAAGCCCATCAACGACAACCTCTGGGTGTTCGCCCCGCTGACCATTCCGCTTGGCCACCGCTTCGCGCTGGTAAAGCGGTTCAATGCGTGGTTGATGCGCTCTGTTGTTGGTCGTTGGCTCGATAGCCATCGCCAGGGCGACGTAATCGTCTGGACTTACCACCCCTACATCGAAGGGGTGACGGAAGGTCTGTCGACCGGTTCGCTGGTTTACCATTGTGTCGATGATCTGGCGGCGATTCCAGGAGTGGATGCTGCCACGTTTCGAGCGGCGGAAGGCAAACTCGTTCGCCAGGCGGCTGTTGTTTTTACGACTAGTCCGTATTTGCGCCGGCATTGTCTCGAACTCGGAGCTCAGAACTGCGTGTTCGAAAGGAACGTGGCGGATATCGAGCATTTTTCCGCAGCGCGCCAGTCGGGTCGATTGCCCGAGGATATCGCGTCCATAGCGGGGCCGAAGCTTTGCTACCTCGGTGTTCTGTCGGACTACAAACTCGATCTTGATTTGATCGAGGCGTGTGGTCGTGCCAGACCCGACCTGAGCTGGATTTTCATCGGTGACGAGCCGGAACGGCAGGCCAATGCTACGATCGCAAGGCTGAAGACTTTGCCAAATATGCATTTCATCGGTTACAGGCCATATTCCGAACTTCCGGACTACCTTCGTGCAATCGATATAGCCGTTTTGCCCAATCGCACAGACGGATACATGAGGGGTGTTTTCCCGATGAAGTTCTATGAATACCTTGCTGCAGGCAAGCCCGTAATCTCAACACCGATAGATGCATTGGTCGACGTATCGAATCTGGTCGCTACTGCTGAAGGGCGCGATCAATGGTTGGCTGCGATCGACGAGTGCCTGTCCTCACCGCCTGGAGAGCTTTCACTTGACGACAGTCGGCTTGCGCAATTTGGTTGGGACCCCCGGCTTGAACGTATGTTGGCGACAGTAGGGGATGTACAGGCTGATCGATCGGTATCTATCTGA
- a CDS encoding CoF synthetase, with product MTLRSMYNSLRGALAATVVYPLTERHEKRDIRSKTTWVRLEIDRPAAERRKRAEQRLVEVVRFCAEKVPYYRDLFQSVGFSPDKLEKDIAYLQDLPYLTKDIIREQGARLLRDDHAGMRMHVCKTGGSTGPSVHIYYDQEAADWSSAVTQESRRRVGNTHWRSELHFASKFPEVFPLRDRLREHVKCFAMNRDNIFFATFAPEELEDIWRKMKSIRPHLAHAHPSTADQIAAHVETTRGKDKAFEIFESSGELLEPRQRERIERVLRCRVIDRYGLAEAGVVAYQIDPANTDMRFFEFFVWPEIRPDEEADLGDVPADAKGGELVITTLRNSLMPLLRYRTGDNAILAERPEGFVIPRMVGRIHDVIMLGGKPLPTHYIQDVLDRVGGVREFQIEMRDGKPVFRLVPEEGSDPEAIRQRVHSWWADNVIVEFISLADLKLVGRRQKFRHFVPE from the coding sequence ATGACTCTCAGAAGCATGTACAACAGTCTTCGGGGTGCGCTGGCGGCAACGGTGGTCTACCCGTTGACGGAGCGTCACGAGAAGCGTGACATCAGAAGCAAGACCACTTGGGTACGTTTGGAAATTGATCGGCCCGCGGCCGAGCGCAGAAAGCGCGCCGAGCAGAGGCTTGTAGAAGTCGTAAGGTTCTGCGCCGAAAAAGTCCCCTACTATCGCGACTTGTTTCAGTCTGTCGGCTTTTCGCCGGACAAACTGGAGAAGGATATCGCGTATCTGCAGGATCTGCCTTATCTGACCAAGGATATTATTCGCGAGCAGGGCGCGCGCCTTCTGCGCGACGATCATGCGGGCATGCGCATGCATGTCTGCAAAACAGGCGGGTCCACCGGTCCTTCTGTGCATATCTATTACGATCAGGAGGCTGCCGACTGGTCGTCGGCCGTGACCCAGGAAAGTCGCCGCCGGGTGGGAAATACCCATTGGCGCAGCGAGTTGCACTTTGCCTCGAAGTTCCCGGAGGTTTTCCCCCTTCGCGATCGTCTGCGTGAACATGTGAAGTGTTTCGCGATGAACCGCGACAATATCTTCTTTGCGACCTTTGCACCGGAAGAGTTGGAGGACATCTGGCGCAAGATGAAATCCATTCGCCCGCATCTTGCCCATGCTCATCCATCGACGGCCGATCAGATCGCAGCCCATGTCGAGACGACAAGGGGTAAGGACAAGGCTTTCGAGATCTTCGAGTCATCAGGGGAGCTGCTGGAGCCTCGCCAGCGTGAACGTATCGAACGTGTCCTGCGATGTCGTGTGATCGATCGGTACGGCTTGGCGGAGGCTGGCGTCGTGGCTTACCAGATCGATCCTGCAAATACGGATATGCGCTTTTTTGAATTCTTCGTCTGGCCGGAAATTCGACCGGATGAAGAGGCCGACCTTGGCGATGTTCCAGCTGATGCCAAAGGCGGAGAACTCGTAATCACTACGCTTCGTAATTCGCTGATGCCGCTTCTTCGCTATCGTACAGGTGACAATGCGATCTTGGCTGAACGACCCGAGGGTTTCGTCATTCCACGTATGGTTGGCCGCATTCACGACGTCATTATGCTCGGCGGCAAGCCGCTACCGACGCACTACATTCAGGATGTTCTGGATCGGGTTGGAGGCGTTCGCGAGTTCCAGATCGAAATGCGTGACGGGAAGCCGGTTTTCCGGCTCGTTCCGGAGGAGGGAAGCGATCCCGAGGCTATTCGCCAGCGTGTCCACTCCTGGTGGGCCGATAACGTTATCGTGGAGTTTATTTCGCTTGCTGATCTCAAGCTCGTGGGCCGGCGGCAAAAATTCAGACATTTCGTACCGGAGTAG